The proteins below are encoded in one region of Methanomassiliicoccus luminyensis B10:
- a CDS encoding DUF2116 family Zn-ribbon domain-containing protein, translating into MVEKIPQHSHCAQCGKAYIGEGRFCSEECSGSHGVNMKKRKRQLMLLYAVSLVVLVIAIIALQFQ; encoded by the coding sequence ATGGTAGAGAAGATACCGCAGCACAGCCACTGCGCCCAGTGCGGCAAGGCCTACATCGGCGAGGGCCGCTTTTGCTCGGAGGAGTGCAGCGGTTCCCACGGCGTCAACATGAAGAAGCGAAAACGCCAGCTCATGCTGCTCTACGCGGTCAGCCTGGTGGTCTTGGTCATAGCGATCATCGCGCTGCAGTTCCAGTGA
- the yjjX gene encoding inosine/xanthosine triphosphatase: MRKVGVGGTFNALHRGHKALLDKAFLSGDEVVVGLTTDAFAAGRKEKVIPYEQRRTELEDYLRAKGRPWAVVPIDTPAGNTDQSSDVSVLVISPETLPGAVAINDARREKGLEPLELVMTPHVLAEDCVPISSGRIMSGEIDGEGRLLRPLVVNVGSDNRIKIDAVRNVLTKLYSSVEVRGVKVVTSVPEQPRGEQTRQGAMERARESIGPADFGIGLEAGVFDAPDGLYDVQYCAVIDKRGHYTVGHGSGFRYPPAVAERVNEGWTVGRSFRELYSWEKDGKKEGAISYLTNGVLKRTELAEQAVLAAMVPRIKRDLYPDL, translated from the coding sequence ATGAGAAAGGTCGGCGTGGGAGGCACGTTCAACGCGCTCCACCGCGGCCACAAGGCCCTGCTGGATAAAGCGTTCTTGTCGGGGGACGAGGTGGTCGTCGGCCTTACCACCGACGCTTTCGCCGCGGGGCGCAAGGAGAAGGTGATACCCTATGAACAGCGCCGGACCGAGCTGGAGGATTACCTGCGCGCCAAAGGCCGCCCCTGGGCGGTCGTGCCGATCGACACCCCCGCCGGCAACACCGACCAAAGCTCGGACGTGTCCGTTCTGGTGATATCCCCCGAGACCCTGCCGGGGGCCGTGGCCATCAACGACGCCAGGCGGGAGAAGGGGCTGGAACCTCTGGAGCTGGTCATGACGCCTCATGTCTTGGCGGAGGACTGCGTGCCCATATCATCCGGCCGCATCATGTCCGGTGAGATCGACGGAGAGGGCAGGCTGCTCCGCCCGCTGGTCGTCAACGTCGGCTCCGACAACCGCATCAAGATCGACGCAGTGCGGAACGTCCTCACGAAGCTGTACTCCAGCGTCGAGGTCAGGGGGGTAAAGGTCGTCACCTCCGTCCCGGAGCAACCAAGGGGAGAACAGACCCGCCAGGGAGCGATGGAGCGGGCCAGGGAATCGATCGGCCCCGCCGACTTCGGTATCGGGCTCGAAGCGGGCGTATTCGATGCTCCCGACGGCCTCTACGACGTCCAGTACTGCGCCGTGATCGACAAGCGCGGCCACTATACTGTCGGCCATGGCTCCGGGTTCCGCTACCCTCCCGCCGTGGCGGAGAGGGTCAACGAGGGCTGGACAGTGGGCAGGTCGTTCCGAGAGCTGTACTCGTGGGAGAAGGACGGGAAGAAGGAAGGCGCGATAAGCTACCTCACCAACGGCGTCCTCAAGAGGACCGAGCTGGCCGAGCAGGCGGTCCTGGCGGCGATGGTGCCGCGCATAAAGAGGGACCTCTACCCGGACCTTTGA
- a CDS encoding Lon protease family protein, which translates to MVEELSYEQVRRACPEVTFECDSSAELSPLDEIVGQDRAMRALNFGLRMGGKGFNVFVTGQPGTGRRTTILESLKELAATRPVPPDLVYVQNFQDNSRPNALTLPAGMGRKLKDAMEKFANSIQPALREAFESQDYAKRREATMQKINRERDEIVHSINTMAQAAGFIVQPSQIGLALTPVNEEGKPLTDQEIAQLPPALQKKIQQDREALNSKIGDAFRPMQELVRKVDSELQAMNRQVAAYAIAPYLEGIKSMFKPNDEVQSYLKDVENDILENVLLFMVAAQKEAGAPGQVPVDPIRDYHVNLVVDNSNLKGAPTVLENNPTYPRLFGATEKEARFGTLVTDYTLVRPGAAHRANGGFLVIPVERMFQDPLVWEGLKQTISNGALETEDFASRMGYIITKTLRPEPVVFDAKIVLLGNPQTYGILYNMDPDFRELFKVKADFDTVMPREDKNVERYARFICGLCNKEGLLHLDSSALAAIVEYSSRMADDQEKLSTQFSLIADIIREANFYTVEEGAKFIGRKHINKQLEEKTYRSNLIQQKIEELIAEGTVLLDIAGKKVGQANGLAVLSTGDFAFGRPSRITASVGVGREGVIDIERMAQMGGPTHTKGIGILTGFLNERYATNAPLSLSARLVFEQSYSGVDGDSASSTELYALLSELSGLPIRQDLAITGSVNQKGEVQAIGGVNEKVEGYFEVCKRLGITGTQGCMVPASNVKNLMLKDEVVEAIKAGKFHIYPIGTIDQGIEMLTGVKAGKRRKDGTYDKGSVNDLVQKRLEDMAGKVKEFHP; encoded by the coding sequence ATGGTCGAGGAGCTCTCCTATGAACAGGTCCGCAGGGCCTGCCCCGAAGTGACCTTCGAATGCGACAGCAGCGCCGAACTGTCTCCCCTGGACGAGATAGTGGGCCAGGACCGGGCCATGCGGGCCCTGAACTTCGGCCTTCGCATGGGCGGCAAGGGGTTCAACGTCTTCGTCACCGGCCAGCCGGGGACGGGGAGGCGGACCACCATTCTAGAATCGCTAAAGGAGCTTGCGGCGACCCGGCCGGTGCCGCCCGACCTCGTGTACGTGCAGAACTTCCAGGACAATTCCCGCCCCAACGCGCTGACGCTCCCGGCCGGCATGGGCCGCAAGCTGAAGGATGCCATGGAGAAGTTCGCCAATTCCATACAGCCCGCGCTGAGAGAGGCGTTCGAGAGCCAGGACTACGCCAAGAGGCGCGAGGCCACCATGCAGAAGATAAATCGGGAGAGGGACGAGATCGTCCACAGCATCAACACCATGGCCCAGGCGGCCGGCTTCATCGTCCAGCCGTCGCAGATCGGGCTCGCCCTCACCCCCGTCAACGAGGAGGGGAAGCCGCTCACCGACCAGGAGATCGCGCAGCTGCCCCCCGCTCTCCAGAAGAAGATCCAGCAGGACCGGGAGGCCCTGAACTCCAAGATCGGGGACGCCTTCCGGCCGATGCAGGAGCTGGTCCGCAAGGTGGACAGCGAGCTGCAGGCGATGAACCGCCAGGTGGCCGCGTACGCCATCGCCCCCTACCTGGAAGGCATCAAGAGCATGTTCAAGCCCAACGACGAGGTCCAGTCGTACCTCAAGGACGTGGAGAACGACATCCTGGAGAACGTGCTGCTGTTCATGGTGGCGGCCCAGAAGGAGGCCGGAGCGCCGGGACAGGTGCCGGTCGATCCCATCCGCGATTACCACGTCAATCTGGTGGTGGACAATTCCAATCTCAAGGGAGCGCCGACGGTCCTGGAGAACAATCCGACATACCCGAGGCTGTTTGGGGCCACCGAGAAGGAGGCCAGGTTCGGGACGCTCGTCACCGACTACACCTTGGTGAGGCCAGGAGCGGCCCACCGCGCCAACGGCGGGTTCCTGGTGATCCCGGTGGAGAGGATGTTCCAGGACCCCCTGGTGTGGGAGGGATTAAAGCAGACCATTTCCAACGGCGCTCTGGAGACCGAGGACTTCGCCTCCCGCATGGGGTACATAATCACCAAGACCCTCCGGCCCGAGCCGGTGGTCTTCGACGCCAAGATCGTGCTGCTCGGAAATCCCCAGACGTACGGCATTCTGTATAACATGGACCCCGACTTCCGGGAGCTGTTCAAGGTCAAGGCCGACTTCGACACGGTGATGCCGAGGGAGGACAAGAACGTCGAGAGGTACGCCAGGTTCATCTGCGGGCTGTGCAACAAGGAGGGGCTGCTGCACCTTGACTCCTCGGCGCTGGCGGCGATAGTGGAATATTCATCGCGCATGGCCGATGACCAGGAGAAGCTGTCCACGCAGTTCTCCCTCATCGCCGACATCATTCGGGAGGCGAACTTCTATACGGTGGAGGAGGGGGCCAAGTTCATCGGCCGGAAGCACATCAACAAGCAGCTGGAGGAGAAGACCTACCGATCCAACCTGATCCAGCAGAAGATCGAAGAGCTCATTGCCGAGGGGACCGTCCTGCTGGACATCGCCGGCAAGAAGGTGGGGCAGGCCAACGGCCTCGCCGTACTGAGCACCGGTGACTTCGCGTTCGGCAGGCCGTCGAGGATAACCGCCAGCGTCGGGGTGGGCCGCGAGGGCGTCATCGACATCGAGCGCATGGCCCAGATGGGAGGGCCGACCCACACCAAGGGCATCGGCATCCTCACCGGGTTCCTCAACGAGCGCTATGCCACCAATGCCCCGCTGAGCCTGTCGGCCCGCCTGGTGTTCGAGCAGTCCTACTCCGGCGTGGACGGGGACAGCGCCTCCAGCACCGAGCTGTACGCTCTCCTCTCGGAACTGTCGGGGCTGCCCATCCGGCAGGACCTAGCAATCACCGGCTCCGTCAACCAGAAGGGGGAGGTCCAGGCCATCGGTGGGGTGAACGAGAAGGTGGAGGGGTACTTCGAGGTGTGCAAGCGGCTCGGCATCACGGGGACCCAGGGCTGCATGGTGCCCGCGTCCAACGTCAAGAACCTCATGCTCAAGGACGAGGTGGTGGAGGCCATCAAGGCCGGCAAGTTCCACATCTACCCGATCGGGACCATCGACCAGGGCATCGAGATGCTGACCGGGGTGAAGGCGGGGAAGAGGAGGAAGGACGGGACCTACGACAAGGGGAGCGTGAACGACCTGGTCCAGAAGCGCCTGGAGGACATGGCCGGCAAGGTCAAGGAGTTTCATCCATGA
- a CDS encoding bile acid:sodium symporter, whose amino-acid sequence MSIKEFMGNNALMMIAGFIVAMLFGGFPEAYPRMNKDLAMLSLMVMMTFSLCSLRLGGLNVRKHTGAVWRAFLLSFVLSTGTTILMAFLFTGDIRSGWIIEAAVPSAVSVIPFVVLLRGDAEATLVSSAALYIIALALTPVLTLLFIGHAVDPLTLLWYVAMLIVIPLALSRPLRRAPIGSEGRHIAINLAFFCLVIAVCGSNRGAFFGDPALVLPLLAVAIVRTFGIGIALDRFMRWKGMPREERVSGALFATHKNTGMAAALAIALIGDAAALPAAVCMTVDIAWLIYVSRFMFPPAPTAAALASAPS is encoded by the coding sequence GTGAGCATCAAGGAGTTCATGGGCAACAATGCCCTCATGATGATCGCCGGGTTCATCGTGGCCATGCTCTTCGGCGGCTTTCCCGAAGCGTACCCTCGCATGAACAAGGACCTGGCCATGCTCTCCCTGATGGTCATGATGACCTTCTCGCTGTGCAGCCTGCGGCTAGGCGGCCTGAACGTCCGGAAGCACACCGGGGCGGTGTGGAGGGCCTTCCTGCTGTCGTTCGTTCTGTCGACCGGCACCACCATCCTGATGGCCTTCCTGTTCACGGGGGACATCCGCAGCGGGTGGATAATAGAGGCCGCGGTGCCGTCCGCGGTGTCGGTGATCCCGTTCGTGGTCCTTCTCAGAGGCGACGCGGAGGCTACCCTGGTGTCCTCGGCGGCCCTGTACATCATCGCCCTCGCATTGACCCCGGTCCTCACGCTCCTGTTCATCGGCCACGCCGTGGACCCCCTCACCCTTCTTTGGTACGTGGCCATGCTCATCGTCATCCCCCTGGCTCTCTCCCGCCCCCTGAGGAGGGCGCCCATCGGCTCCGAGGGGAGGCATATCGCTATCAACCTGGCCTTCTTCTGCCTGGTCATCGCCGTGTGCGGGTCCAATCGTGGCGCCTTCTTCGGCGACCCAGCCCTGGTCCTCCCCCTGCTGGCGGTGGCCATCGTTCGCACTTTCGGCATCGGCATCGCTCTGGACCGCTTCATGCGGTGGAAAGGGATGCCCCGGGAGGAGCGCGTCTCCGGCGCTCTGTTCGCCACCCACAAGAACACCGGCATGGCAGCGGCCCTAGCCATTGCCCTCATCGGCGACGCGGCCGCCCTCCCTGCCGCGGTATGCATGACCGTGGACATCGCCTGGCTGATCTATGTCAGCAGGTTCATGTTCCCGCCCGCTCCCACAGCGGCCGCGCTGGCCTCCGCGCCCTCATGA
- a CDS encoding IS5 family transposase, translating into MTRENALERRLERDWGAIDAQHVASGRRLMDRAWVRHWHDELEAMNSGKRGRPYRFPRSLVRFASRLRSSSRLGLRRLQGALASLLGSFGLEAPDYTTLRKRLLLDEDELTVPRSKEHVLTINSTGLAVSRRGEWLRGRNRGFVKLHAAVDVASGAFASYVVTDERTGDARLLPTLVRQAQESLDGRVVKVLADAAYDARANFDFLDLQGIEAGINVRRRANAKMQGGSMARSRVVREIKRVGVEVWKCEHGYSDRWTIERTFGGFKRMFDDAISSRSLDTMRSEIERNVIAYNAMLLN; encoded by the coding sequence ATGACGCGCGAGAATGCATTGGAACGACGATTAGAAAGAGATTGGGGAGCGATCGATGCACAGCACGTCGCCAGCGGGCGACGGCTCATGGACCGGGCCTGGGTGCGACACTGGCACGACGAGCTGGAGGCGATGAACTCGGGCAAGCGGGGGAGGCCGTATCGCTTCCCTCGTTCGCTGGTACGCTTCGCTTCGCGGCTGCGCTCGTCGTCGCGGCTGGGCCTGCGCCGTCTGCAGGGGGCGCTGGCCTCGCTGCTCGGCTCGTTCGGCCTTGAAGCGCCGGACTACACCACGCTGCGAAAGCGATTGCTGCTGGACGAGGACGAACTGACGGTGCCGCGATCGAAGGAGCACGTCCTGACTATCAACAGTACCGGCCTCGCCGTGTCGCGGCGAGGCGAATGGCTGCGCGGTCGGAACAGAGGCTTCGTCAAGCTGCACGCCGCGGTCGATGTGGCTTCTGGAGCGTTCGCCTCGTATGTAGTTACGGACGAACGCACCGGCGACGCTCGCTTGCTGCCGACGCTGGTCCGTCAGGCGCAGGAGAGTCTGGACGGCCGAGTGGTGAAGGTGCTGGCGGACGCCGCTTATGATGCTCGGGCCAACTTCGACTTCTTGGACTTGCAAGGCATCGAGGCGGGCATCAACGTGCGGAGGAGAGCGAACGCCAAGATGCAGGGAGGGAGCATGGCTCGGTCTCGCGTCGTGCGCGAGATCAAGCGCGTCGGCGTGGAGGTCTGGAAGTGCGAGCACGGCTATTCGGATCGGTGGACGATCGAGCGGACTTTCGGGGGCTTCAAGCGCATGTTCGACGACGCGATCAGCTCGCGCAGTCTCGACACGATGCGCTCGGAGATCGAGCGCAACGTCATCGCGTACAACGCGATGTTGCTGAATTAG
- a CDS encoding flavodoxin domain-containing protein — translation MKGFIAYDTVHGSTKAAAEAIAERLRERGHEVEIVSIKDGGVPPTSGDCIFIGSPTRGGTHTKGAREFIESMDASYWNGRPVVLFDTLGPMPKKPNQQVMWMAVVEQKEATAAQSMRKQCAGRGIRAREELCHLPVKGMWGPLREDAPSAAKEYTREFLEDMEEPGEVSERSSDPKPAQLDPIINAAKPV, via the coding sequence ATGAAGGGGTTCATCGCTTATGACACGGTCCACGGCAGCACCAAGGCGGCCGCGGAAGCCATAGCCGAGCGGTTGAGGGAGAGAGGGCACGAGGTCGAGATCGTGTCCATCAAGGACGGGGGCGTCCCGCCGACCAGCGGAGATTGCATCTTCATAGGCTCGCCCACCCGGGGCGGCACGCACACCAAGGGGGCCAGGGAGTTCATCGAGAGCATGGACGCCTCATACTGGAACGGCCGGCCGGTGGTCCTGTTCGACACCCTGGGGCCGATGCCGAAGAAGCCCAATCAGCAGGTCATGTGGATGGCCGTAGTGGAGCAGAAGGAAGCGACCGCCGCGCAGAGCATGAGGAAGCAGTGCGCCGGGCGCGGCATCAGGGCCCGTGAGGAGCTGTGCCACCTGCCGGTCAAGGGTATGTGGGGGCCCCTGAGAGAGGACGCGCCGAGCGCCGCCAAGGAATACACCAGGGAGTTCTTGGAAGATATGGAGGAACCGGGAGAGGTCTCGGAGAGATCCAGCGACCCTAAGCCCGCACAGCTCGATCCGATCATAAATGCGGCCAAGCCAGTATAA
- the pheT gene encoding phenylalanine--tRNA ligase subunit beta, which yields MPVVTFGYDDLTGLLGREVSVDTLLERVPQLGADVHSYDEATREISIEFFPDRPDLYCVEGAARALRTFLGFEKGLTRYPVEPSGIVLKRDPSVVPVRPQVVAGVVNDIVMSDELIRSLMELQEKLHLTMGRKRAKVSIGVHDLDHVRAPFTYKAVDPRSVKFIPLAKTEKWDLQEILERHEKGIDYAYILKGMDKYPLLVDKDGRVLSFPPIINGTLTTVTEETRNVFIDVTGTDHHAVSGALNIVATAMAERGGKVRSVVVDLGDRKIVTPDLEPRPWTLKVADANAWLGTDLSAQQTAEALEKMGYGATPEGDVVKALVPATRLDMLHPVDLMEDVAKGYGYEKFGRSLPAIQTFGSELKSNKAADVVRNLMIGYGFLEVTTLTLTSEDDQFRKMRLPPGEVVEVLNPISEDHTCLRVSLLPSLMVVLRRNKHRDLPQRLFEVGDVLAGAKRRKHLAAVSISSKASFTEIKSLVESALRDLSVKSTVRPSASGAYLDGRGADVVVADKIIGSFGELHPEVIENFELGYPIAAFELDVAAVTEGKLERLA from the coding sequence ATGCCAGTAGTTACCTTCGGCTACGATGACCTGACCGGCCTGCTGGGCCGGGAGGTGAGCGTGGACACCCTGCTGGAGCGGGTCCCCCAGCTGGGAGCGGACGTGCACTCATATGATGAGGCTACCAGGGAGATCTCCATAGAGTTCTTCCCCGACCGCCCGGACCTCTACTGCGTCGAGGGCGCCGCCAGGGCGCTGCGGACCTTTCTGGGCTTCGAGAAGGGGCTGACCAGGTACCCCGTCGAACCCTCTGGCATTGTCCTTAAAAGAGATCCCAGTGTGGTCCCCGTCAGGCCGCAGGTGGTGGCCGGGGTGGTCAATGACATCGTCATGTCCGACGAGCTCATACGCTCCCTGATGGAGCTGCAGGAGAAGCTGCACCTCACCATGGGGCGGAAGAGGGCCAAAGTATCCATCGGCGTGCATGACCTAGATCACGTCCGCGCGCCGTTCACATACAAGGCGGTGGACCCCCGTTCGGTGAAGTTCATCCCGTTGGCCAAGACCGAGAAGTGGGACCTGCAGGAGATCTTGGAGAGGCACGAGAAAGGCATCGACTACGCCTACATCCTGAAGGGCATGGACAAGTACCCCCTCCTGGTAGACAAGGACGGCCGGGTGCTGTCGTTCCCGCCGATCATCAACGGGACCCTCACCACCGTTACAGAAGAGACCCGTAACGTTTTCATCGATGTTACCGGGACGGACCACCACGCCGTCTCCGGCGCCCTCAACATCGTGGCCACCGCCATGGCGGAGAGGGGCGGGAAGGTCCGCTCGGTAGTGGTGGATCTAGGGGACAGGAAGATCGTGACGCCGGACCTGGAGCCCCGGCCTTGGACGCTGAAGGTCGCCGATGCCAATGCCTGGCTGGGGACCGATCTGAGCGCCCAGCAGACGGCCGAGGCGCTGGAGAAGATGGGGTACGGCGCCACACCGGAGGGCGACGTGGTGAAGGCCCTGGTCCCCGCCACCCGCCTGGACATGCTCCATCCCGTGGACCTGATGGAGGATGTTGCCAAGGGCTACGGGTACGAGAAGTTCGGCAGGTCGCTGCCGGCGATCCAGACCTTCGGCTCCGAGCTCAAGAGCAACAAGGCCGCTGATGTGGTGCGCAATCTCATGATCGGGTACGGGTTCCTTGAGGTCACCACCCTGACGCTCACCTCCGAGGATGACCAGTTCCGGAAGATGCGCCTCCCGCCCGGCGAAGTGGTGGAGGTACTGAACCCCATCAGCGAGGACCACACCTGCCTGCGGGTCTCCCTGCTCCCCAGCCTCATGGTGGTGCTGCGCCGCAACAAGCACCGGGACCTGCCCCAGCGGCTGTTCGAGGTCGGGGACGTGCTCGCCGGGGCCAAGAGGCGCAAGCACCTCGCCGCCGTCAGCATATCTTCCAAGGCATCGTTCACCGAGATCAAATCGTTGGTGGAGAGCGCGCTCAGGGACCTGTCGGTGAAGTCCACGGTCCGCCCCTCGGCGTCCGGGGCATATCTCGACGGCCGCGGAGCGGACGTAGTGGTGGCCGACAAGATCATTGGCTCGTTCGGCGAACTCCATCCCGAGGTCATAGAGAACTTCGAGCTCGGGTACCCCATCGCGGCGTTCGAGCTGGATGTGGCGGCGGTCACCGAGGGTAAGCTCGAAAGGCTGGCGTGA
- a CDS encoding ABC transporter ATP-binding protein: protein MRVNIDGICFSYSSVPVLKDVRLDIQGAQLVSIIGPNGVGKSTLIHCINKILEPSSGSVYIDDIDVKKYTLKELAKVMGYVPYSSSDAFPLTVVDTVLMGRHPHSGWKSTEKDLEIVYDALKSLGIHHLAMRPFDELSAGQHQKVMLARGLVQEPKTLLLDEPTANLDIKHQMEVTRMLRDLSRNKGITVIMISHDLNIAAKYSDTMIMMHEGSIFSTGSPEEVMTEANIKAVYGVDSRVIQDEGRPHLIVRDKEFDAEVSEHGDYSMVSTVKAVDEGPRAEAH from the coding sequence ATGAGAGTTAACATCGACGGGATATGTTTCAGCTACTCCAGCGTTCCTGTGCTGAAAGATGTGCGCCTGGACATTCAGGGCGCGCAGCTGGTCTCTATCATAGGCCCCAACGGCGTGGGGAAGTCCACGCTGATCCACTGTATCAACAAGATATTGGAGCCTTCTTCAGGTTCCGTATATATCGATGATATCGACGTAAAGAAATACACATTGAAGGAGCTGGCGAAGGTCATGGGGTACGTCCCCTATTCTTCCAGCGACGCTTTTCCCCTGACAGTAGTGGACACGGTCCTCATGGGGAGGCACCCGCACAGCGGATGGAAGTCCACAGAAAAGGACTTGGAGATAGTGTACGACGCCCTGAAATCGCTAGGCATACACCATCTGGCCATGAGGCCCTTTGACGAGCTCAGCGCAGGCCAGCATCAGAAGGTAATGCTGGCCCGCGGTCTCGTGCAGGAACCCAAAACCCTGCTCCTCGATGAGCCCACGGCCAATTTGGACATCAAGCACCAGATGGAGGTTACCCGTATGCTGAGGGACCTTTCGCGCAACAAAGGGATAACCGTCATCATGATCAGCCACGACCTCAACATAGCAGCGAAGTACTCCGACACGATGATCATGATGCACGAAGGGAGCATTTTTTCCACCGGCAGTCCGGAAGAGGTCATGACCGAAGCCAACATCAAAGCCGTGTATGGTGTGGACTCCCGGGTGATCCAGGACGAAGGAAGGCCTCACTTGATCGTCAGGGACAAGGAGTTCGACGCCGAGGTTAGCGAGCACGGCGACTACAGTATGGTGTCGACAGTCAAGGCGGTCGATGAGGGGCCCCGCGCAGAGGCACATTGA
- a CDS encoding FecCD family ABC transporter permease → MSDDIKEDYRRHVLRKIVFISACLVSIIAIIGLACNVGQSLSLMETYTLIYNHITGVTYPVRSPTWWQDYFIWNSVMPRIAVAIIAGTSLALGGTIMQSMMANPLAEPYTTGIASGACFGAVAAIVAGVSFSTIAGQYGIVTNAFLFSLIPAFMVILISRYVDASPATLVLVGTAISYFFNAMVTLLMVTTDADTLQAAYLWQVGSLVGVTWADVPLMLIVTVLCSIFIMYTAKNLNLMTLGDNNAKSLGLNVDQYRTVCMLILSVMVASVISFTGIIGFVGLVAPHIVRLVIGSDNRFVAPASMIVGALILLVADLVARTVSVSSEIPVGVVMAFIGSPIFLLLILFKNKGYGEVY, encoded by the coding sequence TTGAGCGATGATATTAAGGAAGATTATCGCAGGCACGTCTTGCGGAAGATCGTGTTCATATCAGCGTGCTTGGTCTCCATAATCGCCATCATAGGATTGGCCTGCAATGTGGGCCAAAGCCTTTCGCTGATGGAAACGTATACCCTGATATACAACCACATCACGGGAGTAACTTATCCAGTAAGGAGCCCCACGTGGTGGCAAGATTACTTCATATGGAACTCCGTAATGCCCCGAATAGCGGTGGCGATCATCGCTGGGACCTCCCTGGCACTGGGCGGGACAATCATGCAGAGCATGATGGCCAATCCCCTGGCGGAGCCGTATACTACCGGCATAGCCTCCGGTGCATGCTTCGGTGCGGTGGCGGCCATCGTCGCGGGGGTCTCCTTCTCTACCATAGCTGGGCAATATGGGATAGTGACCAACGCGTTCCTCTTTTCTCTCATCCCCGCGTTCATGGTCATCCTCATATCCAGATATGTCGACGCTTCCCCCGCTACCCTCGTGCTGGTGGGAACAGCCATATCGTATTTCTTCAATGCCATGGTCACCCTGCTCATGGTCACGACCGACGCTGACACGCTCCAGGCGGCCTACCTGTGGCAAGTTGGCTCCTTAGTGGGCGTGACGTGGGCTGATGTCCCCCTCATGCTAATCGTGACCGTCCTATGCTCTATATTCATAATGTACACGGCAAAAAACCTCAATCTGATGACCTTGGGGGACAACAACGCCAAGAGCCTGGGGCTGAATGTGGACCAGTACCGGACCGTGTGTATGCTCATCCTCTCGGTGATGGTGGCCTCCGTCATCAGCTTCACCGGCATAATCGGGTTCGTGGGGCTGGTGGCCCCCCACATCGTCCGGCTGGTCATTGGATCCGACAACAGGTTCGTCGCCCCAGCGTCGATGATAGTAGGAGCGCTCATACTGCTGGTTGCCGACCTGGTGGCCCGGACGGTCTCGGTATCCAGCGAGATACCGGTCGGGGTGGTCATGGCATTCATAGGCAGCCCGATATTCCTTCTGCTCATCCTCTTCAAAAATAAAGGCTACGGGGAGGTCTATTGA
- a CDS encoding FecCD family ABC transporter permease, whose protein sequence is MYQDFEDFKKDYTSRTSRKVLFALIVLALAFVVFGITISVGEYPIGFLESYQIVFDRLLGNPASDRMKDIIIWNYRLPRAIMAALAGSGLAIGGAVMQSALRNPLAEPYTMGISSGASLGAALSIISGICIIPSITGESATIINAFALSLIPVAVILLVIRFKKTTPTMMILSGIAVMYVFSAVTTMLMVVADPTSLSEVYQWRVGTLGKASWDNIPIVLIFVAAGIAALWYLSRNLNILAMGNKGATSLGVNTNRLMMASLVVVALVTSAIVCFTGTIGFVGLIVPHMVRIFIGSNNKYLIPTSACFGALFLMVMDSIAKVAGQTGLPVGVICAVVGGPTFIYVLIKQKKSAWK, encoded by the coding sequence ATGTACCAGGATTTCGAGGACTTCAAGAAGGACTATACTTCCAGAACCTCCAGGAAGGTCCTCTTCGCCCTTATCGTCCTTGCCCTGGCCTTCGTCGTCTTCGGCATCACTATTTCTGTGGGGGAGTACCCCATAGGCTTCCTGGAATCGTACCAGATCGTCTTCGATCGACTGCTCGGGAACCCCGCGAGCGACCGCATGAAGGACATTATAATATGGAACTACCGTCTCCCCCGGGCCATAATGGCCGCGCTGGCTGGTTCTGGCCTGGCGATAGGGGGCGCGGTCATGCAAAGCGCTCTCAGGAACCCGCTGGCGGAACCATACACAATGGGCATATCGTCCGGCGCATCCCTGGGCGCGGCCCTATCGATAATAAGCGGCATATGCATAATCCCCTCGATCACTGGCGAGTCCGCTACGATCATCAACGCCTTCGCTCTGTCCCTGATACCCGTGGCCGTCATCCTGCTAGTAATCAGGTTCAAGAAGACCACGCCCACGATGATGATCCTTTCCGGCATAGCGGTCATGTACGTGTTCAGCGCGGTGACCACGATGCTCATGGTCGTGGCTGACCCCACCAGTCTCTCGGAAGTATATCAATGGAGGGTGGGGACCCTGGGCAAGGCGAGCTGGGATAACATCCCCATCGTATTGATATTCGTGGCGGCAGGCATAGCGGCGCTTTGGTATCTCTCAAGAAATCTCAACATCCTGGCGATGGGGAACAAGGGCGCCACCTCCTTGGGCGTGAACACCAACAGGCTTATGATGGCAAGTCTGGTGGTGGTGGCGCTGGTCACCTCTGCCATCGTGTGCTTCACCGGGACCATAGGCTTCGTGGGGCTGATAGTGCCGCACATGGTCAGGATATTCATCGGATCGAACAACAAGTACCTGATCCCCACCTCCGCCTGCTTCGGCGCGCTCTTCCTGATGGTGATGGATTCCATAGCCAAGGTGGCAGGCCAGACCGGGCTCCCAGTGGGAGTCATATGTGCTGTGGTCGGCGGTCCCACATTCATCTACGTGCTAATAAAACAGAAAAAGTCCGCATGGAAGTAG